Proteins from one Podospora pseudoanserina strain CBS 124.78 chromosome 1, whole genome shotgun sequence genomic window:
- a CDS encoding hypothetical protein (COG:L; EggNog:ENOG503P19N), which produces MACVQQLRPQQGYKPCLSAPRALPILDRTLPRAVVGDIAYCWEPSHHLKTKQIWKPPRKKLSSEPSFSRFSSSSPVRSTPGSKMSATTAAAVSCVECQRRKQKCNKQFPCNHCLKRGVSHLCRFVSKGVGSKSSKEDTVLNDNQLRTSKKRSSDSPDYGDAFDGDADFDNQHSAAEVSDALNALGYMPHDHHLVLGNGSGPKPGKDVVEDEAEPSEELKAALESMPAKPYTDCLVDNWLNGANHHYYALYPSEFRTQYDGWWATPPNKVSPELTSLILRVCACSLHFIIDDSVKERLETELKADAVTFAQRMHNAADKLSTSIAPGKGGLIHVQQLFLTAFWYKSAEKWTEAWHALSRAIRAANEIGLHKDSLSEGMSEFDREMRRRLWGVLYMWDFALGSMLSRPLLVNHADCTFVMPTLALEIDPERPNQPSPFRHMNLHCQLCLAMAAEFAPRADGKVDEADQARRLRDVVYKWYEDLPKEYSRTNPDTQWDQEFDWVVFQRRYLHLIGYMSLFSPLKAFVTRNSGKPLTKLESELRAAGVQAGLDLMDVSWSFFENMVSAGAKFHYAIFCIFDATTVMCSAFVHDEARTLPQRETVLEAINKGLHMLEESYSESKTTAALYRILKGLIINLPLSPQEKGVIGAPKRSKRTNANQTGDSTAAGSSNNALARRILSDRISEGVAQGSNTDGTLVESQLGSNSSQLGSNGSVSVVSSSSNNIPSSEVPLRSNAPIPSANGQVFHGYQPMDNPPPSNGHDHLSHMHAPNMQPSPYYGTVDQFMPSSAGMVPSNGYLVTDSFVPNSGFVSSNDLQFSNDHHIFHSGPSDPLGYTQPAWEPAPDANPNFGLLQGAIQEVSEDAVPAVPSVLEYWDWQQLDLGNPGYWGNQQPPRM; this is translated from the exons ATGGCGTGTGTCCAGCAGCTCCGGCCACAGCAGGGGTACAAGCCGTGCCTCTCCGCCCCCCGTGCTCTCCCAATCCTCGACAGGACCCTTCCCCGTGCGGTGGTCGGCGATATTGCTTATTGTTGGGAGCCTTCCCATCATCTCAAGACAAAACAGATCTGGAAACCACCCAGAAAGAAATTATCATCAGAACCATCCTTCTCCAGgttttcctcctcgtcgccagTCAGGTCAACACCAGGCAGCAAAATGAGCGCAACCACAGCTGCGGCGGTGTCGTGCGTTGAGTGCCAAAGACGAAAGCAAAAG TGCAACAAACAGTTCCCCTGCAATCATTGCCTGAAGCGAGGAGTCTCGCACCTCTGCCGCTTTGTATCCAAAGGGGTCGGTTCCAAGTCAAGCAAAGAGGATACTGTTCTCAACGACAACCAGCTAAG AACATCGAAGAAACGGAGTTCAGACAGCCCAGACTACGGTGACGCTTTTGACGGAGACGCAGACTTTGACAATCAACACTCTGCGGCTGAAGTCAGCGATGCTCTGAATGCCCTCGGCTACATGCCTCATGACCATCATCTGGTCCTTGGCAATGGAAGCGGCCCCAAA CCAGGTAAGGATGTTGTCGAGGATGAAGCTGAGCCGTCCGAAGAACTCAAGGCTGCCCTTGAGTCCATGCCTGCAAAGCCCTACACCGATTGCCTTGTCGACAATTGGCTCAACGGTGCCAACCACCACTACTA TGCCCTCTACCCGTCCGAGTTCCGAACCCAATATGATGGCTGGTGGGCAACTCCGCCGAACAAGGTCTCGCCAGAGCTTACCAGCTTGATTCTGCGTGTTTGTGCATGCTCGCTGCATTTCATCATCGATGATAGTGTCAAAGAAAGGCTCGAAACCGAACTGAAGGCCGACGCCGTGACATTCGCCCAACGCATGCACAACGCGGCCGACAAGCTCAGCACAAGCATAGCGCCAGGAAAGGGTGGTCTGATTCACGTCCAGCAGCTCTTTTTGACAGCGTTCTGGTACAAGTCGGCAGAGAAGTGGACTGAAGCATGGCACGCCCTGAGCAGAGCGATTCGTGCTGCCAACGAGATTG GCTTGCACAAGGACTCTTTGTCTGAAGGTATGTCCGAGTTTGACCGTGAGATGAGAAGGCGTCTTTGGGGCGTCCTCTACATGTGGGATTT TGCCCTTGGCTCCATGCTCTCACGCCCCCTCCTTGTCAACCATGCCGATTGCACTTTCGTAATGCCAACTCTGGCCCTCGAAATTGATCCCGAGCGGCCCAACCAGCCGTCGCCCTTCCGTCATATGAATTTGCATTGCCAGCTGTGTCTTGCCATGGCAGCCGAGTTTGCTCCTCGCGCCGATGGAAAAGTGGATGAGGCCGACCAGGCCAGAAGACTGCGCGATGTCGTCTATAAGTGGTATGAGGATCTTCCCAAAGAGTACTCCCGCACGAATCCCGACACCCAGTGGGATCAGGAGTTTGATTGGGTTGTCTTCCAGCGCCGGTATCTCCATCTGATAGGATACATGTCTCTCTTCAGCCCATTGAAGGCATTTGTCACCCGAAATTCTGGTAAGCCTCTGACGAAGCTTGAATCCGAGCTGCGCGCGGCTGGTGTCCAAGCTGGCCTCGATCTGATGGATGTGTCGTGGAGCTTCTTTGAGAACATGGTTTCAGCTGGTGCAAAGTTCCACTATGCCATCTTTTGCATCTTTGATGCCACGACGGTCATGTGCTCTGCTTTTGTCCACGATGAGGCCCGCACTCTGCCACAGCGCGAGACGGTGCTCGAGGCTATCAACAAGGGTCTCCACATGCTCGAGGAGTCATACTCCGAGTCCAAGACAACGGCAGCCCTGTATCGTATTCTCAAgggcctcatcatcaacctgCCGCTCAGCCCTCAAGAAAAGGGAGTAATCGGAGCTCCGAAACGCAGCAAGCGCACAAATGCCAACCAGACAGGCGACAGTACAGCTGCCGGCTCATCGAACAATGCGTTGGCTAGAAGAATTCTTTCTGATCGTATCTCCGAGGGCGTAGCTCAAGGATCGAATACCGATGGGACACTGGTCGAATCTCAGCTCGGCTCAAATAGCTCTCAACTCGGTTCGAATGGCTCGGTATCGGtggtgtcgtcgtcatcgaaCAACATTCCTTCATCCGAGGTTCCGTTGCGTTCAAACGCCCCCATCCCGTCTGCGAATGGACAGGTTTTCCATGGCTATCAGCCAATGGATaacccaccaccttccaacGGCCATGATCACTTGAGCCATATGCATGCACCAAACATGCAGCCCTCGCCATACTATGGCACAGTCGACCAATTCATGCCCTCAAGCGCAGGCATGGTCCCTTCGAATGGATATCTGGTGACCGACAGCTTCGTACCCAACAGCGGCTTTGTGTCATCGAATGACCTCCAGTTCAGCAATGACCATCATATCTTCCACTCCGGGCCGTCTGACCCCCTTGGCTACACCCAGCCCGCGTGGGAACCGGCCCCTGATGCCAATCCAAACTTCGGTCTGCTCCAAGGAGCGATCCAGGAGGTATCGGAAGATGCGGTGCCTGCTGTGCCCAGTGTGTTGGAGTATTGGGACTGGCAGCAACTTGATCTTGGAAACCCTGGGTATTGGGGGAACCAACAGCCGCCACGGATGTGA
- a CDS encoding hypothetical protein (EggNog:ENOG50KOG2101; COG:I) yields the protein MASENEHRAQAQYEPAQAAILDSNKSESLANMSVATNGQAPPRRNPLFDDDDDDGDEVASTTSSSNHDTVSPTVTSPPYWHSTSHPPNHPASNGLRPLSTASIESVLPPGAITLQDNESDLPSSHFPSTSPTTPQDRNRSCWARSVTITDYITINTSSTNIGAFTVWNISVETLEGPRINIRKRYSEFDDLRKKLIMTFPGFEAAVPELPPKSLVKRFKTGFLEKRRGGLQYFLNCILLNPEFSGAPVVREFLFS from the coding sequence ATGGCATCCGAGAACGAGCACCGCGCCCAGGCGCAATATGAACCGGCGCAAGCAGCAATACTCGACAGCAATAAATCCGAATCGCTAGCAAACATGTCTGTGGCAACCAACGGCCAAGCACCTCCCCGACGTAACCCCCTattcgacgacgacgacgacgacggcgacgaagtagcctccacaacctcctcctccaaccacgACACCGTCTCCCCGACTGTAACCTCCCCTCCATACTGGCACTcaacatcccaccccccaaaccaccctGCCTCGAACGGTCTCCGCCCTTTatccaccgcctccatcGAATCCGTCCTCCCACCCGGGGCGATAACCCTCCAAGACAACGAATccgacctcccctcctcccacttcccatccacatccCCAACCACGCCTCAAGACCGCAATCGCTCCTGCTGGGCGAGATCGGTGACAATAACGGATTATATCACGATCAACACTTCCTCGACCAACATCGGGGCTTTCACAGTCTGGAATATTTCGGTAGAGACGCTAGAAGGGCCGAGGATAAATATTAGGAAGCGATACAGcgagtttgatgatttgaGAAAAAAGTTGATCATGACGTTTCCTGGGTTTGAGGCTGCGGTGCCGGAGTTGCCGCCAAAGAGTTTGGTCAAGAGGTTTAAGACTGGGtttttggagaagaggaggggggggctgCAGTATTTTTTGAATTGTATACTGTTGAATCCTGAGTTTAGTGgggcgccggtggtgagggagttttTGTTTAGTTGA
- a CDS encoding hypothetical protein (EggNog:ENOG503NVQ0; COG:O; MEROPS:MER0015094) → MTRLTLSHLLLPFLGGTTAGYTTLSDDTLRHISSPLSASSPSELDPFDGSLLSPILIPRVPGTPGHAAVQAHFINYIKSNLSPEWTIEWHNSTSKTPATGEKLVPFQNLIIRRDPPGMTREREGEMERLTLAAHYDSLYRPEGFIGAVDSAVPCAVLLWVLKELDGAMGKRWGEWEDDGLERGKGVQVVLFDGEEAWVQWSGEDSLYGSRALAEYWQNERYEDGSSRLDTISLFVLLDLLGAADPTVPSFFGKTHWAYQNMAKVEERLRGLKLLESEPKAGRFLHDSERSNWNFAGYVEDDHVPFLRRGVEDILHIIPTPFPRVWHTMDDDVKNLDVATVKDWAKIVAGFVGEWMDLEGHFEGVVPGTEDEKESPAFTVLVRSSLVWLGAGCLGLLLLP, encoded by the exons ATGACACGCCTCACGCTATCCCATCTCTTGTTGCCCTTTCTCGGGGGCACAACGGCAGGATATACCACACTCTCGGACGACACACTCCGGCATatatcctcccccctttcgGCGTCATCGCCGTCGGAACTGGACCCCTTCGATggctccctcctctcaccaATCTTGATCCCCCGCGTCCCGGGAACGCCAGGACACGCAGCTGTTCAGGCGcattttattaattatatcAAGTCTAACCTGTCGCCGGAGTGGACAATAGAGTGGCATAACTCGACGTCAAAAACGCCGGCAACGGGGGAGAAGCTGGTGCCGTTTCAGAATTTGATCATCAGGAGGGATCCGCCCGGGATGacgagggaaagggaaggggagatggagaggttgacgCTGGCGGCGCACTATGATAGTTTGTATCGGCCGGAGGGGTTTATAGGGGCGGTGGACAGTGCGGTGCCTTGtgcggtgttgttgtgggtgttgaaggagctggatggggcgatggggaagaggtggggggagtgggaggatgatgggttggagagggggaagggggtgcaGGTTGTGCtttttgatggggaggaggcttggGTGCAGTGGAGTGGGGAGGATAGTCTTTATGGGAGCAG GGCTTTGGCGGAGTATTGGCAGAATGAAAGGTATGAGGATGGGAGTTCGAGGCTTGATACGATTAgtttgtttgtgttgttggatTTGTTGGGGGCGGCGGATCCGACGGTGCCGAGTTTCTTTGGGAAGACTCATTGGGCGTATCAGAACAtggccaaggtggaagagaggttgagagggttgaagttgttggaaTCGGAGCCAAAGGCGGGAAGGTTTCTTCATGACTCCGAGAGATCGAACTGGAACTTCGCCGGATATGTCGAGGATGACCATGTGCCgttcttgaggaggggggtggaggatatcTTGCACATTATCCCAACGCCGTTTCCTAGGGTATGGCACACCATGGATGATGACGTCAAGAACTTGGATGTGGCCACGGTGAAGGATTGGGCAAAGATTGTGGCTGGATTTGTGGGAGAGTGGATGGATTTGGAGGGACACTTTGAGGGTGTGGTGCCGGGAACGGAAGATGAGAAGG AGAGCCCTGCATTCACGGTGTTGGTGCGGTCGTCGCTGGTCTGGCTTGGGGCTGGTTGCTTGGGACTGTTGCTCCTGCCGTGA
- a CDS encoding hypothetical protein (EggNog:ENOG503NWCJ; COG:I) gives MVLDSSRRAAAECVSEEALIHLKYYKYSAVDKSPISNYVLKHWWNAFVEVLPLWVAPNMVTLLGFFCILINVALLVIYMPDLVGPGPTWLYFSFAFGLFMYQTFDNVDGKQARRTGTSSGLGELFDHGIDSLNCTLASLLETAAMGLGTSKSGVFTALVPCLPMFFSTWETYHTHTLYLGVINGPTEGLLLACMFMILSGIYGPAVWTEPLVDLAEGRVYLLSNLGLTKDTIGDLSIRDIWVGLIIFSLLATHIPFCVLNVVKARRARGQPVAPVFLEWTPMAIFTFSIGAWVYSPYSYIRTDNHLVLFCIIMSFVFGRMTTKMILAHLTKQPFPYWTVMLWPLVGGAVMANLPRIGLPAVSAEYEHMYLVSYLGFAAIVYFRWAYLVTTSICNFLGINCLTIPYEKQMENKRKAAGIINGLAPKKD, from the exons ATGGTACTAGACAGCAGCA GAAGGGCCGCTGCCGAGTGTGTTTCCGAAGAAGCACTCATCCACCTAAAATACTACAAATATTCCGCCGTCGACAAGTCCCCCATATCGAACTATGTCCTCAAGCACTGG TGGAATGCGTTTGTGGAGGTTCTGCCATTATGGGTCGCCCCAAACATGGTGACCCTTCTAGGCTTCTTTTGCATCTTGATTAATGTCGCCCTTTTGGTCATATATATGCCGGATCTCGTGGGACCT GGCCCAACATGGTTATACTTCAGCTTTGCGTTCGGTCTCTTCATGTACCAGACTTTCGACAACGTGGACGGCAAACAAGCGAGACGTACCGGTACATCCAGCGGACTGGGAGAGCTCTTCGACCACGGCATCGACAGCTTGAACTGCACCTTGGCCAGCTTGTTGGAAACCGCCGCAATGGGTCTCGGGACCTCCAAGTCTGGTGTCTTCACCGCTCTCGTACCTTGCCTGCCCATGTTCTTCTCGACATGGGAGACCTACCACACGCACACCCTCTATCTCGGAGTCATCAACGGACCGACTGAAGGACTCCTGCTTGCCTGCATGTTCATGATCCTGTCTGGGATTTATGGACCGGCTGTTTGGACCGAACCACTGGTTGATCTCGCCGAGGGTCGCGTCTACCTACTTAGTAACCTAGGTTTGACAAAGGACACTATTGGCGACCTGTCGATCCGGGACATCTGGGTGGGTCTGATCATCTTCTCGCTGCTGGCCACCCACATTCCGTTTTGCGTTTTGAACGTCGTCAAGGCTCGGAGAGCTCGCGGCCAGCCCGTGGCTCCCGTCTTCCTCGAATGGACCCCCATGGCCATCTTCACCTTTAGCATCGGCGCCTGGGTCTACAGCCCATACTCGTACATCCGCAccgacaaccacctcgtTCTTTTCTGCATCATCATGAGCTTCGTGTTTGGCCGCATGACGACCAAAATGATTCTTGCACACCTTACCAAGCAGCCATTCCCCTACTGGACCGTCATGCTGTGGCCGCTTGTTGGTGGCGCCGTCATGGCCAACCTTCCTCGCATCGGACTTCCGGCCGTCTCAGCGGAGTATGAACACATGTACCTGGTGTCTTACTTGGGCTTTGCGGCGATTGTCTACTTCCGCTGGGCTTATCTCGTCACGACGAGCATTTGCAACTTTTTGGGCATCAACTGCTTGACCATTCCTTACGAAAAGCAGATGGAGAACAAAAGAAAGGCAGCCGGTATCATCAACGGGCTTGCGCCAAAGAAGGATTAA
- a CDS encoding hypothetical protein (EggNog:ENOG503P442), producing the protein MVNFRTTVLAFAAAVTVSADYVIDPNTIPLSARKAWCNDQRSTCPTICRQTSVGQPLVNDCDPETLHYGCLCSDNKQPNMSEYTLTLPYHVCTAWGTQCVKDCGTNNLCSAACREEHPCGAQNPSRVNETKTATTSAAEETATPTDGIADGFGDGTQNNNGRPGSGAGALALGNAYGLAVVATGLFAGFTLLL; encoded by the exons ATGGTCAACTTCCGAACAACCGTCCTGgcctttgccgccgccgtcaccgTCTCAGCCGACTACGTGATCGACCCAAATACCATCCCTCTCTCTGCCAGAA AGGCCTGGTGCAACGACCAAAGGAGCACTTGCCCAACCATTTGCCGTCAAACCAGTGTTGGCCAGCCCCTCGTCAACGACTGCGATCCT GAAACCCTGCACTACGGCTGCCTCTGCAGCGACAACAAGCAACCAAACATGTCCGAgtacaccctcaccctcccctacCACGTGTGCACAGCTTGGGGCACTCAGTGCGTGAAGGACTGcggcaccaacaacctgTGCTCTGCTGCTTGCCGTGAGGAACATCCTTGCGGTGCCCAGAACCCCAGCCGTGTCAACGAGACCAAGACGGCGACCACCTCGGCGGCTGAGGAGACGGCGACCCCAACTGATGGAATTGCGGACGGCTTCGGCGATGGTACCCAGAACAACAACGGCAGACCAGGAAGCGGCGCTGGTGCTCTCGCGCTCGGCAATGCCTATGGTCTCGCTGTTGTTGCCACTGGTCTGTTTGCTGGCTTCACTTTGCTTCTTTAG
- a CDS encoding hypothetical protein (COG:O; EggNog:ENOG503NWUX), translated as MRFTQSFAPALLLLAGVAQATSWGFDDGSVSVVAKRAGDAGSKERFTSKTLVTKPLSLGSTDTLKISLTAKDNGQGKRPHQAFVILKEKETGLEAPFPLTVKESGKAVASITHKDLPVQFLHSDGPLEASIILGSFGSSKALNAPVFDVKLQKDPNVPLPPYEKPVRYGKKEEIHHIFRADPTSPPKVISIFFALVVLATVPVLFISWIFLGANLNHLSKAIGAAPVSHATFFGSILAMEGVFFLYYTTWNLFQALPVIGAVAVVTMLSGTKALGEVQSRRLAGER; from the exons ATGAGGTTCACACAATCATTTGCGCCAGCGCTTCTGCTCCTGGCTGGCGTCGCGCAGGCTACATCTTGGGGGTTCGATGATGGCAGCGTCTCAGTTGTCGCAAAGCGGGCTGGCGATGCTGGCAGCAAGGAGAG GTTCACCTCGAAGACACTCGTTACGAAGCCCCTCTCGCTCGGCAGCACCGATACACTAAAGATCAGCTTGACGGCAAAGGACAATGGTCAGGGGAAGCGCCCGCATCAAGCGTTTGTTATTCTCAAAGAGAAGGAGACTGGGCTTGAGGCTCCCTTCCCCCTGACGGTCAAGGAAAGTGGAAAGGCGGTCGCTTCAATT ACTCACAAGGACCTTCCCGTCCAATTCCTGCACAGCGACGGACCCCTCGAGGCCTCGATTATCCTCGGCTCCTTCGGTTCCTCCAAGGCTCTTAATGCCCCCGTGTTCGATGTCAAGCTACAGAAGGACCCCAAtgtccccctcccaccctaCGAGAAGCCCGTCCGCTatggcaagaaggaggagatccaCCACATCTTCCGCGCTGATCCCACGAGCCCGCCAAAGGTGATTTCTATCTTCTTTGCGCTGGTTGTGCTTGCTACGGTTCCGGTTCTGTTCATCAGC TGGATCTTCCTCGGCGCAAACCTCAATCACCTTTCCAAGGCCATTGGTGCCGCCCCAGTCTCACACGCCACCTTTTTTGGCTCTATCCTCGCCATGGAGGGTGTCTTCTTCCTCTACTATACCACGTGGAACCTCTTCCAGGCCCTGCCTGTCATTGgcgctgttgctgtggtcACAATGCTGAGCGGTACCAAGGCACTGGGTGAGGTGCAGAGCAGGAGACTTGCCGGAGAGCGTTAA
- a CDS encoding hypothetical protein (COG:S; EggNog:ENOG503NX4A) produces the protein MDVNSNRSNHHQSSKPRHISRLKKEMLEHRIQHNPFSSPPSSTGSHDTVSTTTEELTRNLSNFSFSPDGEGTRRLSEDFTNPAKRQATRSGRFGSSRQPRDTNTVLNTSAIARTFPEWSGLLNNKTNNQDKDTATLTQTFDFAGVIKPLTNGANGGKENVPPAREVTEEQTFDNPLDSRKKRTRADMQARVENESECSTVLSLSMSPGRHGRRSRFQNLDGVMSPEAPKRSIQDMVSKIRTEKQNSRRDMTPRKSLMREPSTAQPNPDTLQGQSFEEGRSFFLPGFRHLPDWTSGTLKFSTMQNGVPVFVKSKTGVRFDQSANGHGALNSVSIPEEDAEIFVSMDKLQDEVRELQDHDAMLQREAEKLQREVNHLQSELKRFKSRHPSDSAIGSDTDGSFRRSSGHDQELEGQIQELRDRLNHASQQVGMNDIHSAALSAERDEALRQASIARERAAKLQAELEASQKDLQYSLQFRQDKESLQLENGMLMSEAEAMQKQRDEAMHDNATLIAENDRLRRELAGVRKDLKATREELASVRKQYEALKEEKKMFVDDHKSMERNNDTYFKENKKLQAQVAARDQHITDLKKGISARDKIIDSMQGLTTDTAVLQLNADLEVELERLTNQMEELKDDIHEKDSHLNDRETRIRTLKDENMEISIDNERLKDENRRLQEEQKEIEDQWVDERQKVVRLSQMLNSKSLNDNEDCVRLGDDFRIKEAELQRKLDRREAAVRKVKLLTAKIAEIAEQEFTALAMRTTKVKVVDPKDVDDFTGKSSNMHIDEDPTTELHMNAQDTDFASVMEGELAKLKQTYQDLQRRQQQGDTQQFTDYSLPQLPSLQRSKSDSVVSSKIAQPLPGILKKSSQFAPLEEDTGRFSVRSAMSFASPLDDESVQITQNNTRRSVASEATRPESRMRRNSENTTTQQQQHTGTGEPNMTSAFFMPDITLSGGNKQQQAASSKQQSNVPSLSKDARRVLDGICNHKSGNCNVCVRIAAHGASAKETTQNLSSTKLHLSAEELKRGKKTVSVEKPVPASDRYYTDEPTMRPSMSPGEALAILIKETQDEIEHLQMELKRVNEGYFSLDKSVGARERKRLMGEMKRLQGELEAKSGQLYRLHDVLEGQKQAGQVMEGEVVDVTVLEGLPVRVEGGGRTESVFEGFE, from the coding sequence ATGGACGTCAACAGCAATAGgtcaaatcatcatcaatctAGCAAACCACGGCATATATCTAGGTTAAAAAAGGAGATGCTCGAGCACCGCATTCAGCACAACCCCTTCAGctccccgccatcctccacaGGTTCCCACGATACTGTTAGCACCACGACCGAGGAACTCACCCGAAATCTCTCCAATTTTTCTTTCAGTCCGGACGGCGAGGGCACCCGCCGGCTCAGCGAAGACTTCACCAACCCGGCCAAGAGGCAGGCTACCCGATCTGGCCGGTTCGGTTCCTCAAGGCAACCTCGGGATACAAACACCGTACTTAACACCTCGGCCATCGCGCGCACCTTCCCCGAATGGAGCGGacttctcaacaacaagaccaatAACCAGGACAAGGACACGGCAACGCTGACCCAGACGTTCGACTTTGCCGGAGTAATAAAGCCTCTCACAAACGGAGCCAACGGTGGGAAGGAGAATGTCCCCCCCGCCAGAGAGGTCACCGAGGAGCAGACTTTTGACAACCCGTTGGACTCGAGGAAAAAACGAACCCGGGCTGATATGCAGGCCCGTGTCGAAAATGAATCTGAATGCTCTACAGTACTCTCATTATCGATGTCTCCAGGTCGGCATGGGCGCCGGTCCCGTTTCCAGAACCTGGATGGTGTCATGTCTCCTGAGGCCCCCAAAAGGTCTATCCAAGACATGGTTTCCAAGATCCGCACCGAAAAGCAGAACAGCCGGCGTGACATGACGCCACGAAAGTCTTTGATGAGGGAACCTTCTACTGCACAGCCCAACCCCGACACTCTCCAAGGCCAGAGTTTCGAAGAAGGCCGTTCGTTTTTCCTGCCAGGCTTCCGACACCTTCCTGATTGGACATCCGGTACTCTCAAGTTTAGCACCATGCAGAACGGCGTTCCTGTTTTCGTCAAGTCCAAGACTGGTGTTAGGTTTGACCAGTCGGCGAATGGTCACGGCGCTCTCAACTCTGTGAGCATTCCCGAGGAGGACGCGGAAATCTTTGTGTCAATGGATAAGCTCCAAGACGAGGTGCGCGAACTGCAGGATCACGACGCTATGCTCCAGCGTGAGGCAGAGAAGTTGCAGCGCGAGGTGAACCATCTCCAGTCTGAGCTCAAGAGGTTCAAGAGTAGGCACCCTTCGGACAGCGCTATCGGCTCTGACACGGACGGTTCCTTTAGGCGCAGCAGTGGGCATGACCAGGAATTAGAGGGTCAGATTCAGGAGCTGCGGGATCGTCTCAACCATGCGAGTCAGCAAGTTGGTATGAATGATATCCACAGCGCCGCGCTCTCTGCTGAGCGTGATGAGGCGTTGCGTCAGGCATCGATCGCTCGCGAGAGGGCTGCTAAGCTGCAAGCTGAGCTGGAGGCATCACAGAAGGATCTCCAGTACTCGCTGCAGTTCCGTCAGGATAAAGAGTCATTGCAGCTTGAGAATGGCATGCTCATGTCTGAGGCCGAGGCCATGCAAAAACAACGGGATGAGGCCATGCATGACAATGCGACTTTGATAGCAGAGAACGATAGGCTTCGCAGGGAACTAGCTGGGGTCCGGAAGGACCTCAAGGCTACTCGTGAGGAGCTTGCCTCAGTTCGCAAGCAATACGAGGCTctgaaggaggaaaagaagatgTTCGTCGATGATCACAAAAGTATGGAACGGAACAATGACACCTACTtcaaggagaacaagaagcTTCAGGCACAGGTTGCCGCCCGGGACCAGCACATCACTGATCTTAAGAAGGGTATCAGCGCCCGTGACAAGATCATTGATAGCATGCAGGGTCTGACCACGGATACCGCTGTGCTTCAGTTGAATGCGGACCTCGAGGTGGAATTGGAACGTCTTACCAACCAGATGGAGGAGCTCAAAGACGACATTCACGAGAAAGACAGCCACCTCAACGACAGGGAGACCCGTATCCGTACGTTGAAGGATGAGAACATGGAGATTTCCATCGACAACGAGCGCCTCAAGGATGAGAACCGGCGTTTGCAGGAGGAACagaaggagattgaagaCCAGTGGGTGGACGAACGGCAAAAGGTCGTTCGGCTGAGCCAGATGCTGAACAGCAAGTCATTGAACGACAATGAGGATTGTGTGCGCTTGGGAGATGATTTCAGGATCAAGGAAGCCGAGCTCCAGCGCAAGCTTGATCGCCGGGAAGCCGCCGTCAGGAAGGTCAAGCTGCTCACCGCCAAGATTGCCGAGATTGCTGAGCAGGAGTTTACGGCGCTTGCGATGAGGACgaccaaggtcaaggttgttGATCCTAAGGATGTGGATGACTTTACTGGTAAGAGCAGCAACATGCACATCGACGAGGATCCCACAACCGAGCTCCACATGAACGCCCAAGACACGGACTTTGCCAGTGTCATGGAGGGCGAGCTtgccaagctcaagcagaCATATCAGGACCTTCAGCGTCGACAGCAGCAAGGCGACACCCAGCAGTTTACCGACTACTCTTTACCCCAGCTACCTAGTCTTCAGCGGAGCAAATCTGACAGTGTTGTTTCATCCAAGATTGCTCAACCGCTTCCTGGTATCCTTAAGAAGTCTAGTCAGTTTGCCCCGTTGGAGGAAGACACCGGTCGGTTCAGCGTGCGGTCAGCTATGAGCTTTGCCAGCCCGCTCGACGACGAGTCTGTTCAGATCACGCAGAACAACACCCGCCGGTCTGTTGCGAGTGAGGCTACCCGGCCGGAGTCTAGGATGCGCCGGAACTCAGAGAACACCACGactcaacagcaacagcacaCAGGGACGGGAGAGCCCAACATGACTTCTGCGTTTTTCATGCCTGACATAACCCTGTCCGGTGGGAAcaaacagcagcaagctgCCTCCTCGAAGCAACAAAGCaacgtcccctccctcagcaAAGACGCCCGGCGCGTGTTGGACGGTATCTGCAACCACAAATCAGGCAACTGCAACGTCTGTGTCCGCATCGCGGCGCATGGTGCCTCGGCCAAGGAAACCACCCAAAATCTTTCGTCGACCAAACTTCATCTCTCAGCCGAAGAACTCAAACGCGGCAAGAAGACCGTCTCAGTCGAGAAGCCCGTCCCGGCCTCGGACAGGTACTACACCGACGAGCCGACCATGCGCCCCTCGATGTCACCGGGGGAAGCCCTCGCTATTCTGATCAAGGAGACCCAAGACGAGATTGAGCACTTGCAGATGGAGCTCAAGAGGGTGAATGAGGGGTATTTCTCGTTGGACAAGTCGGTGGgtgcgagggagaggaagaggttgatgggggagatgaagaggttgcagggggagctggaggcgaAGAGCGGGCAGCTGTACCGGTTGCACGATGTGCTCGAGGGGCAGAAGCAGGCTGGGCAGGttatggagggggaggtggttgatgttacggtgctggaggggctgccggtgagggttgagggggggggaaggacGGAAAGTGTTTTTGAGGGGTTTGAATAA